The DNA sequence TTCACAAACCACCTGACAGACCGCGCCGCGGCCTTTCAGTACAGTAAGGAGTGTCCATGCGCCCATTTCGTATTTCCATCTGCGCCGCAACATTTTCGCTGCTTGCCGCACTGACCCAAGCCGAACAGACACTCGAATCCGTCGAGAGCGAAGTCGAAACGTTGTGGACCAAGATCAGCGCATTCTCGGCAAAGGTAACGACGGACACAAACGTGCCGATGGGGCCGCTTACCGTTTCCTCGCACGCCACGGGCACACTCGAGTGCCTGAAAAAGGAAGACGCAACCCTGTTCCGGCTCGACATGGTGAACAAGTTGGACACCGGGATTCCGCTGGCCGGTCCCATGGAACAGAAAATGTTGAGCGTGTACGACGGCAAGGAGATCATCAACGAGATGGAGATGATGGGGCGGCGCCAGGCGTTCCGCATGCCGCCGGAAACGGCCGGCAAACAGGGGCCGTCGAGCGGCAAATCGATGTTCGCGTCGTTTCGCGACAAGGGCGACGTAAAGCTCTTACCGGACTCGACCGTGGACGGTAAGCCCACGTGGGTTATCGAGGTCGTACCGAATGAGGCCACAAAATCGAGCGCGCCGACGCCGGTCGGCTTGATGAAGTTCTACATATCGAAAGAGCACGGGTTGCAGATCAAGACGGAGGTCTTCGACGATAAGGGCGCCCCAACGTCCACGTCGGTATACAGCGAAGTGGACCTGAATGCGAAGCCCGCCCCAGAGCGGTTCGTGTATACGCCCCCAGCCGGCGTCACCGTGCAGGACATGAGCGCATTGAAGAACAAGCTCCCCGGCAACTGAGCGAAAGGCTGCGGAGCAGCCCGTTTGTCATGTCGCGAGTGTCCGTCTACAATCGCCGAAGTACCAGGGCGTATTTGGCGCCACGGAGCGTTCGATGCGAATTGCCATAGGGAGCGATCACGCGGGGTACGAAGACCCGCCCCCACACTATAAGCCGGCGATTGCGGCGCATTTGCAGTCGCGCGGATACGAACTTATCGACTGCGGAACGGACGGACCTGATTCGGTAGACTATCCCGACTACGCGGACAAAGTCTGCAAGGTTGTGCTCGCCGGAGACGCCGACCTCGGCGTGCTCATTTGCGGCACGGGCATCGGCATCTGCATGGCCGCGAACCGGCACAGGGGCATCCGTGGCGCGCCGGTGGCGACCGAGGACATGGCGCGCCTGAGCCGCTCGCACAACAACTCGAACGTCATCTGTCTGGGCCGCCGCATCCTGTCGCTGGACGAATGCATCAACCTGCTCGATATCTGGCTGGACACGCCGTACAGCCACCATCCGCGCCACCAAAGGCGCATCGAGAAGATGGATTAGTCAAAATCGAGTTGGGATCAAGAGTGGTTCGCGCAATTTCGTAATCGTTCTCGTAATCGAGCAGTAAGCGCCGCGGCATCCGCAGGTTCCGCTCGTATCCAACATACTAGAGGCGGAATTCCCAATTACGATTACGGGCACGAGTAAGCCCTTGAGCGCACAGTCTTTTACGTGCTCTTGCTCGTGAGTCGTCATCGTACTCGCACTCGAAACTCGAAACGATCGAGTACGACGACGAGCATGAGCACGAGCACGCGGTGCGGCCGTCCGAGAGACGTCGCAGTGGACGTAAAATACTTCGGTGCGGTGAGAAATGCTCACGAGTAAGCCCTTGAGCGCACAGTCTTTTACGTGCTCCTGCTCGTGAGTCGTCATCGTACTCGCACTCGAAACTCGAAACGATCGAGTACGATGACGAG is a window from the Candidatus Hydrogenedentota bacterium genome containing:
- the rpiB gene encoding ribose 5-phosphate isomerase B — its product is MRIAIGSDHAGYEDPPPHYKPAIAAHLQSRGYELIDCGTDGPDSVDYPDYADKVCKVVLAGDADLGVLICGTGIGICMAANRHRGIRGAPVATEDMARLSRSHNNSNVICLGRRILSLDECINLLDIWLDTPYSHHPRHQRRIEKMD